The following coding sequences lie in one Arachis ipaensis cultivar K30076 chromosome B03, Araip1.1, whole genome shotgun sequence genomic window:
- the LOC107628942 gene encoding long chain acyl-CoA synthetase 2: protein MRMEEAYIVKVEEGKEATHDKPSAGPVYRCIYAKDSLLHLPPHLDSPWQFFRDSASKYPSKAMLGRRQKSESEVDPYKWLTYQEAYETAIRIGSAMSSRGVNPGDHCGIYGINCPEWIITMEACNSHSVTYVPLYDTLGPNAVEFIINHAQVSIAFVQENKIPSILSCLGQCSSNLKTIVSFGNVSTAQKKEAKEHGTSCFSWEEFLQLGNLDCDLPPKKKTDICTIMYTSGTTGEPKGVILKNEAFMAEVLSIDQILHLTDKAASEDDVYFSFLPLAHVYDQIMETYCIYRGASIGFWQGDVRYLMEDVQVLKPTIFCGVPRVFDRVYAGINSKISSGGALRSALFQYAYNYKLGYLEKGLPQDKAAPFFDRLVFDKIKQGLGGRVRLLLSGAAPLPRHIEEFLRITSGATLAQGYGLTESCGGCFTALGNVFSMMGTVGVPMTTIEARLESVPEMGYDALSGEPRGEICLRGTTLFSGYHKREDLTEEVMVDGWFHTGDIGEWQPNGAMKIIDRKKNIFKLSQGEYVSVENIENKYLRCPLITSIWVYGNSFESFLVAVVVPDRKALEDWAVKHNSSTDDFKSLCENLKARKYILDELNSTGQKHQLRGFEMLKAIHLEPAPFDMERDLITPTFKLKRPQLLKYYKDCIEELYKEAKGTKV from the exons atgagAATGGAGGAAGCATACATTGTGAAGGTGGAGGAAGGAAAAGAAGCCACTCATGATAAGCCTTCAGCAGGTCCAGTGTACAGATGCATCTATGCCAAAGATTCTCTTCTTCACTTGCCACCTCACTTGGATTCTCCATGGCAATTCTTCAG GGACTCTGCAAGCAAGTACCCCAGCAAGGCAATGCTGGGTCGTCGTCAGAAATCTGAATCAGAG GTTGATCCATATAAATGGCTGACATATCAGGAGGCTTATGAAACAGCTATCAGAATTGGTTCAGCCATGAGTAGCCGTGGTGTCAACCCT GGTGATCATTGTGGGATATATGGAATTAACTGTCCAGAATGGATAATTACAATGGag GCTTGTAATAGCCATTCAGTAACATATGTCCCATTATATGACACACTTG GTCCAAATGCAGTGGAGTTTATCATAAACCATGCTCAAGTTTCAATAGCATTTGTACAGGAAAACAAGATTCCTTCT ATTTTGTCTTGTCTTGGTCAGTGTTCTTCAAATCTTAAAA CTATTGTGAGTTTTGGTAATGTTTCGACCGCGCAAAAGAAGGAAGCCAAGGAACATGGTACATCCTGCTTCTCTTGGGAAGAGTTTCTCCAGTTG GGGAACTTGGATTGTGATCTACCACCAAAAAAGAAGACTGACATTTGTACAATCATGTACACAAGTGGAACAACAGGCGAACCGAAAGGTGTCATACTTAAGAATGAGGCTTTCATGGCTGAAGTTTTGTCTATTGATCAAATACTTCATTTAACAGACAAAGCA GCAAGCGAAGATGATGTGTACTTCTCTTTTCTTCCTCTTGCTCATGTCTATGACCAGATAATGGAGACCTATTGCATTTATAGGGGAGCCTCAATTGGATTCTGGCAAGGC GATGTGAGGTACTTAATGGAGGATGTTCAGGTGTTGAAGCCAACTATATTTTGTGGCGTTCCTAGAGTTTTCGACCGTGTTTATGCCG GTATCAACAGCAAAATTTCATCCGGAGGAGCGTTGCGAAGTGCATTGTTTCAGTATGCATATAATTA CAAGTTGGGATACTTAGAGAAGGGTCTTCCACAAGACAAAGCAGCACCATTTTTTGATAGGCTTGTATTTGACAAG ATAAAACAAGGCTTAGGTGGAAGAGTTCGGCTTCTGTTATCCGGCGCTGCTCCTCTGCCTCGGCACATTGAGGAGTTTCTAAGGATCACTAGTGGAGCTACTTTGGCACAAGGATATG GTCTTACTGAAAGTTGTGGAGGATGTTTCACAGCATTAGGCAATGTGTTTTCCATGATGGGAACAGTTGGAGTCCCTATGACAACAATTGAGGCCAGGCTTGAATCCGTGCCGGAGATGGGATATGATGCACTTTCCGGTGAACCTCGTGGCGAAATTTGCCTTAGAGGGACTACCTTGTTCTCAGGTTACCATAAGCGTGAAGATCTTACAGAAGAGGTCATGGTTGATGGCTGGTTTCACACAG GTGACATTGGAGAATGGCAGCCTAATGGAGCTATGAAAATCATTGATAGGAAAAAGAATATCTTTAAGTTGTCTCAAGGAGAATATGTTTCTGTAGAAAATATCGAAAACAAGTATCTGCGATGCCCTCTTATAACATCG ATTTGGGTCTATGGAAACAGTTTTGAGTCATTCTTGGTGGCTGTGGTGGTGCCAGATAGAAAAGCCCTTGAAGATTGGGCAGTGAAGCATAATTCATCAACAGATGACTTTAAATCTTTATGTGAGAATTTGAAGGCAAGAAAATACATCTTAGATGAGCTCAACAGCACTGGTCAGAAACATCAA CTTAGAGGCTTTGAGATGCTAAAGGCAATTCATCTGGAACCAGCTCCCTTTGACATGGAGAGAGATCTAATAACTCCAACATTCAAATTGAAGAGACCACAATTACTCAAGTACTATAAG gATTGTATTGAGGAGCTATACAAAGAAGCCAAGGGAACCAAGGTGTGA
- the LOC107628943 gene encoding cold-regulated 413 plasma membrane protein 1: protein MWKGSMAFQDEAAAKLLSSDLNELSLAAHKLADHAIKLGGLGFGASFFGLIAAIAAIYLLILDRTNWKTNILTALLIPYIFFSLPSIIFGVFRGEIGKWIAIIAVVLRLFLPKHFPDWLELPAALILLVVVAPSLIATTFRNNIVGVVVCLIIACYLLQEHIRASGGFRNSFTKAHGISNSVGIILLLVYPIWALVVILF from the exons ATGTGGAAGGGATCAATGGCTTTTCAAGATGAAGCAGCAGCAAAATTGCTTAGCTCTGATCTCAATGAGCTGAGTTTGGCTGCTCACAAGCTTGCTGATCATGCCATCAAGCTTGGTGGTTTAGGCTTTGGAGCTTCCTTTTTTGGATTGATTGCTGCCATTGCTGCTAT TTACTTGTTGATTTTGGACCGTACAAATTGGAAGACAAACATTCTTACAGCACTACTCATTCCATATATTTTTTTCAGCCTGCCTTCAATTATTTTTGGTGTATTCAG GGGAGAAATTGGAAAATGGATTGCCATTATTGCTGTTGTTCTAAGGCTTTTCCTTCCAAAACACTTCCCTG ATTGGTTGGAACTGCCTGCTGCATTgattcttcttgttgttgttgcacCATCTCTAATTGCAACCACTTTCAGAAACAACATTGTTGGTGTGGTAGTATGCCTAATCATAGCATGTTATTTGCTGCAAGAACACATTAGAGCCTCTGGTGGATTCAGAAACTCTTTCACCAAAGCCCATGGCATATCCAATTCTGTTGGCATAATCCTTCTCTTGGTTTATCCCATTTGGGCCCTGGTGGTTATCCTCTTTTAG
- the LOC107628946 gene encoding allene oxide synthase 3 isoform X3, which produces MASSAPNNNNNLPLKPIPGSYGLPFLGPLHDRHDYFYKQGRDEFFATRIQKYNSTVIRTNMPPGPFIAHDPKVVALLDAASFPILFDNSKVDKRDVLDGTFMPSTAFTGGYRTCAFQDTTEPEHSLLKSFFLHILSSKHNIFLPLFRSVLTDHFNNMEESLAGKSKEASYNTSIGAATFTFIFRLLTDKDPNTTVIGSEGPKLVETWLGAQLAPLATLGLPKIFNYVEDVLIRTVPFPAWAVKGSYNKLYEGVSTAGTAVLDEAEKLGIKRDEACHNLVFMLGFNAFGGLSNQFPILIKWIGLAGEGLHKQLADEIRTVVRDEGGVVSLAALDKMTLTKSVVYEVLRIEPAVPYQYAKAREDLVVQSHDAAYEIKKGEMIFGYQPFATKDPKIFENPEDFVGHRFIGDGERLLRHVLWSNGREVDEPTADNKQCPAKNLVVLLCRVYLVEFFLHYDTFAFDWKPLVLGPTVTIKSLTKTSNF; this is translated from the exons ATGGCATCCTCCGCccctaacaataataataatcttcCGCTGAAGCCCATTCCGGGAAGCTACGGCCTCCCGTTCTTGGGCCCCTTACACGACCGCCACGACTACTTCTACAAACAAGGCCGCGACGAATTCTTCGCCACCAGGATCCAAAAGTACAACTCCACCGTCATCAGAACCAACATGCCGCCTGGTCCCTTCATTGCTCATGACCCTAAGGTCGTCGCTCTCCTCGACGCCGCCTCTTTCCCCATCCTCTTCGACAACTCTAAGGTCGATAAGCGCGACGTCCTTGACGGCACTTTCATGCCTTCTACCGCCTTCACCGGCGGCTACCGCACCTGCGCCTTCCAAGATACTACTGAACCCGAACACTCTCTCCTCAAATCCTTCTTTCTCCATATTCTCTCCTCCAAACACAACATCTTCCTCCCTCTCTTCCGAAGCGTTCTCACCGATCATTTCAATAACATGGAAGAAAGTCTCGCCGGAAAGTCCAAAGAAGCCAGCTACAACACCTCCATCGGTGCCGCCACCTTCACTTTCATCTTCCGTCTCCTCACTGACAAGGATCCAAACACCACCGTCATCGGAAGCGAAGGTCCGAAGCTCGTGGAGACCTGGCTCGGAGCTCAGCTCGCTCCTCTCGCAACGCTAGGGTTACCGAAAATCTTCAACTACGTCGAAGATGTACTGATCCGAACGGTGCCGTTTCCGGCGTGGGCCGTAAAAGGCAGCTACAACAAGCTCTACGAAGGAGTATCGACGGCGGGGACGGCGGTGCTGGACGAAGCGGAGAAATTAGGAATCAAAAGAGACGAAGCATGCCACAACCTTGTTTTCATGTTAGGGTTCAACGCTTTCGGTGGTTTATCGAACCAGTTTCCGATCCTAATCAAGTGGATAGGTTTGGCAGGGGAGGGTTTACACAAGCAACTCGCTGATGAAATCAGGACCGTTGTTAGGGACGAAGGCGGGGTAGTGAGTCTTGCAGCGTTGGATAAGATGACTTTGACCAAATCAGTGGTGTACGAAGTACTGAGGATAGAGCCTGCTGTGCCGTACCAGTACGCCAAAGCGAGGGAGGATCTGGTGGTGCAGAGCCACGATGCGGCCTACGAGATCAAGAAAGGGGAGATGATCTTTGGATATCAGCCGTTCGCTACGAAGGACCCGAAGATCTTTGAGAATCCCGAGGATTTTGTGGGCCATAGGTTTATTGGAGATGGAGAGAGGCTGTTGAGACACGTGTTATGGTCTAATGGGCGTGAGGTGGACGAGCCCACAGCGGATAACAAGCAGTGCCCGGCGAAGAATCTTGTGGTGCTGCTGTGTAGGGTGTATTTGGTGGAGTTCTTCTTGCATTATGACACGTTTGCATTCGATTGGAAGCCACTTGTTTTGGGTCCCACAGTTACCATCAAGTCCTTAACCAAGACCTCCAATTTTT AA
- the LOC107628946 gene encoding allene oxide synthase 3 isoform X1, whose translation MASSAPNNNNNLPLKPIPGSYGLPFLGPLHDRHDYFYKQGRDEFFATRIQKYNSTVIRTNMPPGPFIAHDPKVVALLDAASFPILFDNSKVDKRDVLDGTFMPSTAFTGGYRTCAFQDTTEPEHSLLKSFFLHILSSKHNIFLPLFRSVLTDHFNNMEESLAGKSKEASYNTSIGAATFTFIFRLLTDKDPNTTVIGSEGPKLVETWLGAQLAPLATLGLPKIFNYVEDVLIRTVPFPAWAVKGSYNKLYEGVSTAGTAVLDEAEKLGIKRDEACHNLVFMLGFNAFGGLSNQFPILIKWIGLAGEGLHKQLADEIRTVVRDEGGVVSLAALDKMTLTKSVVYEVLRIEPAVPYQYAKAREDLVVQSHDAAYEIKKGEMIFGYQPFATKDPKIFENPEDFVGHRFIGDGERLLRHVLWSNGREVDEPTADNKQCPAKNLVVLLCRVYLVEFFLHYDTFAFDWKPLVLGPTVTIKSLTKTSNF comes from the exons ATGGCATCCTCCGCccctaacaataataataatcttcCGCTGAAGCCCATTCCGGGAAGCTACGGCCTCCCGTTCTTGGGCCCCTTACACGACCGCCACGACTACTTCTACAAACAAGGCCGCGACGAATTCTTCGCCACCAGGATCCAAAAGTACAACTCCACCGTCATCAGAACCAACATGCCGCCTGGTCCCTTCATTGCTCATGACCCTAAGGTCGTCGCTCTCCTCGACGCCGCCTCTTTCCCCATCCTCTTCGACAACTCTAAGGTCGATAAGCGCGACGTCCTTGACGGCACTTTCATGCCTTCTACCGCCTTCACCGGCGGCTACCGCACCTGCGCCTTCCAAGATACTACTGAACCCGAACACTCTCTCCTCAAATCCTTCTTTCTCCATATTCTCTCCTCCAAACACAACATCTTCCTCCCTCTCTTCCGAAGCGTTCTCACCGATCATTTCAATAACATGGAAGAAAGTCTCGCCGGAAAGTCCAAAGAAGCCAGCTACAACACCTCCATCGGTGCCGCCACCTTCACTTTCATCTTCCGTCTCCTCACTGACAAGGATCCAAACACCACCGTCATCGGAAGCGAAGGTCCGAAGCTCGTGGAGACCTGGCTCGGAGCTCAGCTCGCTCCTCTCGCAACGCTAGGGTTACCGAAAATCTTCAACTACGTCGAAGATGTACTGATCCGAACGGTGCCGTTTCCGGCGTGGGCCGTAAAAGGCAGCTACAACAAGCTCTACGAAGGAGTATCGACGGCGGGGACGGCGGTGCTGGACGAAGCGGAGAAATTAGGAATCAAAAGAGACGAAGCATGCCACAACCTTGTTTTCATGTTAGGGTTCAACGCTTTCGGTGGTTTATCGAACCAGTTTCCGATCCTAATCAAGTGGATAGGTTTGGCAGGGGAGGGTTTACACAAGCAACTCGCTGATGAAATCAGGACCGTTGTTAGGGACGAAGGCGGGGTAGTGAGTCTTGCAGCGTTGGATAAGATGACTTTGACCAAATCAGTGGTGTACGAAGTACTGAGGATAGAGCCTGCTGTGCCGTACCAGTACGCCAAAGCGAGGGAGGATCTGGTGGTGCAGAGCCACGATGCGGCCTACGAGATCAAGAAAGGGGAGATGATCTTTGGATATCAGCCGTTCGCTACGAAGGACCCGAAGATCTTTGAGAATCCCGAGGATTTTGTGGGCCATAGGTTTATTGGAGATGGAGAGAGGCTGTTGAGACACGTGTTATGGTCTAATGGGCGTGAGGTGGACGAGCCCACAGCGGATAACAAGCAGTGCCCGGCGAAGAATCTTGTGGTGCTGCTGTGTAGGGTGTATTTGGTGGAGTTCTTCTTGCATTATGACACGTTTGCATTCGATTGGAAGCCACTTGTTTTGGGTCCCACAGTTACCATCAAGTCCTTAACCAAGACCTCCAA tttttAA
- the LOC107628946 gene encoding allene oxide synthase 3 isoform X2, with protein sequence MASSAPNNNNNLPLKPIPGSYGLPFLGPLHDRHDYFYKQGRDEFFATRIQKYNSTVIRTNMPPGPFIAHDPKVVALLDAASFPILFDNSKVDKRDVLDGTFMPSTAFTGGYRTCAFQDTTEPEHSLLKSFFLHILSSKHNIFLPLFRSVLTDHFNNMEESLAGKSKEASYNTSIGAATFTFIFRLLTDKDPNTTVIGSEGPKLVETWLGAQLAPLATLGLPKIFNYVEDVLIRTVPFPAWAVKGSYNKLYEGVSTAGTAVLDEAEKLGIKRDEACHNLVFMLGFNAFGGLSNQFPILIKWIGLAGEGLHKQLADEIRTVVRDEGGVVSLAALDKMTLTKSVVYEVLRIEPAVPYQYAKAREDLVVQSHDAAYEIKKGEMIFGYQPFATKDPKIFENPEDFVGHRFIGDGERLLRHVLWSNGREVDEPTADNKQCPAKNLVVLLCRVYLVEFFLHYDTFAFDWKPLVLGPTVTIKSLTKTSNF encoded by the coding sequence ATGGCATCCTCCGCccctaacaataataataatcttcCGCTGAAGCCCATTCCGGGAAGCTACGGCCTCCCGTTCTTGGGCCCCTTACACGACCGCCACGACTACTTCTACAAACAAGGCCGCGACGAATTCTTCGCCACCAGGATCCAAAAGTACAACTCCACCGTCATCAGAACCAACATGCCGCCTGGTCCCTTCATTGCTCATGACCCTAAGGTCGTCGCTCTCCTCGACGCCGCCTCTTTCCCCATCCTCTTCGACAACTCTAAGGTCGATAAGCGCGACGTCCTTGACGGCACTTTCATGCCTTCTACCGCCTTCACCGGCGGCTACCGCACCTGCGCCTTCCAAGATACTACTGAACCCGAACACTCTCTCCTCAAATCCTTCTTTCTCCATATTCTCTCCTCCAAACACAACATCTTCCTCCCTCTCTTCCGAAGCGTTCTCACCGATCATTTCAATAACATGGAAGAAAGTCTCGCCGGAAAGTCCAAAGAAGCCAGCTACAACACCTCCATCGGTGCCGCCACCTTCACTTTCATCTTCCGTCTCCTCACTGACAAGGATCCAAACACCACCGTCATCGGAAGCGAAGGTCCGAAGCTCGTGGAGACCTGGCTCGGAGCTCAGCTCGCTCCTCTCGCAACGCTAGGGTTACCGAAAATCTTCAACTACGTCGAAGATGTACTGATCCGAACGGTGCCGTTTCCGGCGTGGGCCGTAAAAGGCAGCTACAACAAGCTCTACGAAGGAGTATCGACGGCGGGGACGGCGGTGCTGGACGAAGCGGAGAAATTAGGAATCAAAAGAGACGAAGCATGCCACAACCTTGTTTTCATGTTAGGGTTCAACGCTTTCGGTGGTTTATCGAACCAGTTTCCGATCCTAATCAAGTGGATAGGTTTGGCAGGGGAGGGTTTACACAAGCAACTCGCTGATGAAATCAGGACCGTTGTTAGGGACGAAGGCGGGGTAGTGAGTCTTGCAGCGTTGGATAAGATGACTTTGACCAAATCAGTGGTGTACGAAGTACTGAGGATAGAGCCTGCTGTGCCGTACCAGTACGCCAAAGCGAGGGAGGATCTGGTGGTGCAGAGCCACGATGCGGCCTACGAGATCAAGAAAGGGGAGATGATCTTTGGATATCAGCCGTTCGCTACGAAGGACCCGAAGATCTTTGAGAATCCCGAGGATTTTGTGGGCCATAGGTTTATTGGAGATGGAGAGAGGCTGTTGAGACACGTGTTATGGTCTAATGGGCGTGAGGTGGACGAGCCCACAGCGGATAACAAGCAGTGCCCGGCGAAGAATCTTGTGGTGCTGCTGTGTAGGGTGTATTTGGTGGAGTTCTTCTTGCATTATGACACGTTTGCATTCGATTGGAAGCCACTTGTTTTGGGTCCCACAGTTACCATCAAGTCCTTAACCAAGACCTCCAATTTTTAA